In Ensifer canadensis, a genomic segment contains:
- the omp10 gene encoding outer membrane lipoprotein Omp10, which translates to MKPFAILTLLATAATLASCQSSPREAGGAPPARQATGVEGSWTDPNGIVSTFAGGTFSTRTTDSNQLLASGNYVKLSPTLVEINMTSLVRNTQSKVNCALVTQSQLNCTTDAGAQFSLARRG; encoded by the coding sequence ATGAAGCCATTCGCAATTCTGACCCTTCTCGCGACCGCCGCGACCCTGGCCTCCTGCCAGTCGTCGCCCCGGGAAGCCGGAGGGGCACCGCCCGCTCGCCAGGCAACGGGTGTCGAAGGCTCATGGACGGATCCGAACGGCATCGTTTCGACCTTTGCAGGCGGAACCTTCTCGACCCGCACCACCGACAGCAACCAGCTGCTGGCTTCCGGCAACTACGTGAAGCTCAGCCCGACACTCGTCGAGATCAACATGACCTCGCTGGTGCGCAACACCCAGTCCAAGGTCAATTGCGCGCTGGTCACACAGAGCCAGCTCAATTGCACCACCGATGCCGGCGCCCAGTTCTCGCTGGCGCGACGCGGCTGA
- a CDS encoding bifunctional metallophosphatase/5'-nucleotidase has protein sequence MIRHIRTGLMTASILALSSGAAFADYELNILHINDLHSRIESINKFDSTCSAEEEGKNECFGGVARLKSLIDQKRQDLSGKNVLLLNAGDNFQGSLFFTTYKGLAEAEFLNLMKFDAMTVGNHEFDESEDGLVGFLDKIEFPVVTANVLPSHKSKIGDRIKPSIVLEAGGQKIGIVGAVANDTPELSSPGPDILIGDDVATTTAAVEELKKQGVDKIIALTHVGYPRDLAAIAKIPDVDVVVGGHSHSLLSNTDAKAEGPYPTMVDNPGGYKVPVVQAASYSKYLGDLVVTFDDNGVVKAAKGDPILVDSSVKPDQSVLTRVAELAKPIEELRSKIIGKTEAPIDGSRDNCRARECEMGSLVADAMLDRVKGQGVTIAITNGGGLRASIDAGDVSMGEAITVLPFQNTVATFQLKGDGIRAALENGLSKLEEPGGRFPQVAGMKYSFDKSKEVGSRVVSVEVKEGEGFVPLDPAKTYSIVTNNYMRNGGDGYAIFKDKGENAYDYGPGLETVLADYLAAHQPFKPYTDGRITEVAAAAGATTAEPATATQPAADAAASATASGPQKHVIAKGDTLWDLAKAFYGDGALWAKISAANGKPAPRHLHVGTELEIPAK, from the coding sequence ATGATCAGACACATACGGACCGGCCTGATGACCGCGTCCATTCTTGCCCTCTCCTCGGGCGCAGCCTTCGCCGATTATGAACTGAACATCCTGCACATCAACGATCTCCACTCCCGTATCGAATCGATCAACAAGTTCGATTCGACCTGCTCGGCCGAAGAGGAAGGCAAGAACGAGTGCTTCGGTGGCGTCGCCCGCCTGAAGTCTCTGATCGACCAGAAACGCCAGGATCTGTCCGGCAAGAACGTCTTGCTGTTGAATGCCGGCGACAACTTCCAGGGTTCGCTGTTCTTCACCACCTACAAGGGTCTGGCCGAAGCCGAATTCCTCAACCTGATGAAGTTCGACGCGATGACGGTCGGCAACCATGAATTCGACGAGAGCGAAGATGGCCTTGTCGGCTTCCTCGATAAGATCGAGTTCCCCGTCGTCACCGCCAACGTATTGCCCAGTCACAAGTCGAAGATCGGTGACCGCATCAAGCCGTCGATCGTTCTCGAAGCCGGCGGCCAGAAGATCGGCATCGTCGGCGCCGTCGCCAACGATACGCCCGAACTCTCCTCCCCCGGCCCGGACATCCTGATCGGTGACGACGTCGCCACCACGACTGCCGCGGTTGAAGAGCTGAAGAAGCAGGGCGTCGACAAGATCATCGCGCTCACCCATGTCGGCTACCCGCGTGACCTCGCCGCGATCGCAAAGATCCCCGATGTCGACGTCGTCGTCGGCGGCCACTCCCACAGCCTGCTGTCGAACACCGACGCAAAGGCCGAAGGCCCCTACCCGACGATGGTCGACAACCCCGGTGGCTACAAGGTTCCGGTCGTCCAGGCCGCCTCCTATAGCAAGTACCTCGGCGATCTCGTCGTCACCTTCGACGACAACGGCGTGGTGAAGGCTGCCAAGGGCGATCCGATCCTGGTCGATTCTTCCGTCAAGCCGGATCAGTCCGTTTTGACCCGCGTGGCCGAACTCGCCAAGCCGATCGAGGAGCTGCGCTCCAAGATCATCGGCAAGACCGAGGCCCCGATCGACGGTTCGCGTGACAATTGCCGGGCCAGGGAATGCGAAATGGGCAGCCTCGTTGCCGACGCCATGCTCGACCGCGTCAAGGGCCAGGGCGTGACGATCGCCATCACCAATGGCGGTGGCCTGCGCGCCTCCATCGATGCCGGCGACGTTTCGATGGGCGAAGCCATCACCGTGCTGCCGTTCCAGAACACGGTTGCGACCTTCCAGCTCAAGGGTGACGGCATCCGTGCCGCGCTTGAGAACGGCCTCAGCAAGCTTGAAGAACCCGGCGGCCGTTTCCCGCAGGTGGCCGGCATGAAATATTCCTTCGACAAGTCGAAGGAAGTGGGCAGCCGCGTCGTCTCGGTCGAGGTAAAGGAAGGCGAAGGCTTCGTGCCGCTCGATCCGGCAAAGACCTATTCGATCGTCACCAACAACTACATGCGCAATGGCGGCGACGGCTACGCAATCTTCAAGGACAAGGGTGAGAACGCCTACGACTACGGTCCGGGCCTCGAAACCGTTCTGGCCGACTATCTCGCCGCGCACCAGCCGTTCAAGCCCTACACGGATGGCCGCATCACCGAAGTCGCTGCAGCCGCCGGCGCCACGACTGCCGAACCGGCAACGGCAACGCAGCCTGCAGCCGACGCCGCCGCGAGCGCGACGGCCTCCGGTCCGCAGAAGCATGTCATCGCCAAGGGCGACACGCTTTGGGATCTCGCCAAGGCGTTCTACGGCGATGGTGCGCTCTGGGCAAAGATCTCCGCGGCCAACGGCAAGCCCGCTCCGCGCCACCTGCATGTCGGAACCGAACTGGAGATTCCGGCAAAGTAA
- the hemH gene encoding ferrochelatase: MTNAPAATAQSDHPTVKSGKVGVLLVNLGTPDGTDYTSMRRYLKEFLSDRRVIEWSRLFWYPILYGIVLNTRPGKVGKAYEMIWNKDLNESYLRTYTRNQATLMAEAFANQPHIVVDWGMRYGQPSIASRMEALQKAGCERILLFPLYPQYAAATTATVNDKAFEALLKMRWQPALRTVPPYHDDPVYIDALATSITRHLATLDWEPEVVLTSFHGIPKSYFEKGDPYYCQCQKTARLLREKLGWSKDKLQVTFQSRFGPEEWLQPYTDKTVEKLAQDGVKRIAVINPGFVSDCLETLEEIAEQAAESFHHNGGEKFAHIPCLNDSAEGMMVLEHVVRRELSGWL, translated from the coding sequence ATGACCAACGCGCCCGCCGCGACCGCCCAAAGCGATCACCCGACCGTTAAATCCGGAAAGGTCGGCGTTCTGCTGGTCAATCTCGGCACGCCCGATGGCACCGACTACACCTCGATGCGCCGCTATCTCAAGGAGTTCCTCAGCGATCGCCGCGTCATCGAATGGTCGCGGTTGTTCTGGTATCCGATCCTCTACGGCATCGTGCTCAACACCCGCCCCGGCAAGGTCGGCAAGGCCTATGAAATGATCTGGAACAAGGATCTGAACGAAAGCTACCTGCGCACCTATACCCGCAACCAGGCGACCTTGATGGCGGAAGCCTTCGCCAATCAGCCGCACATCGTCGTCGATTGGGGCATGCGCTACGGCCAGCCGTCGATCGCCTCGCGCATGGAAGCCCTGCAGAAGGCCGGATGCGAACGCATCCTCTTGTTCCCGCTCTATCCGCAATACGCCGCGGCAACGACAGCCACCGTCAACGACAAGGCATTCGAAGCCCTGCTCAAGATGCGCTGGCAGCCGGCGCTGCGCACCGTTCCGCCCTATCATGACGATCCCGTCTATATCGACGCGCTGGCAACTTCGATCACGCGGCATCTGGCGACACTCGACTGGGAGCCGGAAGTGGTGCTCACCTCCTTCCACGGCATCCCGAAGAGTTACTTCGAAAAGGGCGATCCCTACTATTGCCAGTGCCAGAAGACCGCGCGTCTGCTGCGCGAAAAGCTCGGGTGGTCCAAGGACAAGCTGCAGGTAACCTTCCAGTCCCGCTTCGGGCCGGAAGAATGGCTGCAGCCCTATACCGACAAGACGGTCGAGAAGCTGGCGCAGGACGGCGTCAAGCGCATCGCCGTGATCAACCCAGGCTTCGTTTCCGACTGTCTGGAAACGCTCGAGGAGATCGCCGAGCAGGCGGCCGAGAGCTTCCATCACAATGGCGGCGAAAAGTTTGCACATATCCCCTGTCTCAACGACAGTGCCGAGGGCATGATGGTTCTCGAGCATGTCGTGCGCCGGGAGCTAAGCGGCTGGCTTTGA
- a CDS encoding SPFH domain-containing protein, with protein sequence MGGFDIAVIALVVLVIFVIITMVKTVPQGYRYTVERFGRYTKTMEPGLNIIIPFIDRIGARMNVMEQVLDVPTQEVITKDNASVSADAVAFYQVLNAAQAAYQVSDLQNAILNLTMTNIRSVMGSMDLDELLSNRDTINDKLLRVVDDAANPWGIKITRVELKDIAPPKDLVDAMARQMKAEREKRAQVLEAEGSRNAQILRAEGAKQSAILQAEGQREAAFRDAEARERLAEAEAKATQMVSAAIAAGDVQAINYFVAQKYTEALAAIGTANNQKIILMPMEASALIGSLGGIGAIAREVFGDNQAPAPRQRQSTTPRTGPASDPFEPQGQ encoded by the coding sequence TTGGGCGGATTTGATATTGCGGTCATCGCATTGGTGGTCTTGGTGATCTTTGTGATCATCACCATGGTCAAGACGGTGCCGCAGGGCTATCGCTATACGGTGGAGCGCTTCGGCCGCTACACCAAGACGATGGAACCGGGTCTCAACATCATCATTCCGTTCATCGACCGGATCGGCGCCAGGATGAACGTGATGGAGCAGGTCCTCGACGTTCCGACCCAGGAAGTCATCACCAAGGACAACGCCAGCGTGTCGGCCGATGCCGTCGCGTTCTACCAGGTGCTCAACGCCGCCCAGGCTGCCTACCAGGTGTCCGATCTTCAAAACGCCATTCTCAACCTGACCATGACCAACATCCGCTCGGTCATGGGGTCGATGGACCTCGACGAACTTTTGTCGAACCGCGACACCATCAACGACAAGCTGTTGCGCGTGGTCGATGACGCCGCCAACCCCTGGGGCATCAAGATCACCCGCGTCGAACTCAAGGACATCGCACCGCCGAAGGATCTCGTCGACGCCATGGCTCGGCAGATGAAGGCCGAGCGCGAGAAGCGCGCCCAGGTGCTGGAAGCGGAAGGGTCGAGAAACGCGCAGATCCTGCGTGCCGAAGGTGCCAAGCAGTCGGCCATCCTGCAGGCCGAAGGCCAGCGCGAGGCCGCCTTCCGCGACGCCGAGGCGCGCGAACGTCTGGCCGAGGCCGAGGCCAAAGCGACACAGATGGTGTCGGCGGCGATCGCTGCCGGTGACGTCCAGGCGATCAACTACTTCGTCGCCCAGAAATACACCGAAGCGCTTGCTGCGATCGGCACTGCCAACAACCAGAAGATCATACTGATGCCTATGGAAGCGTCCGCGCTGATCGGCTCGCTCGGCGGCATTGGCGCAATTGCCAGGGAAGTGTTCGGCGACAACCAGGCGCCAGCCCCCCGGCAGCGCCAATCGACGACACCGCGCACCGGCCCGGCGTCCGATCCGTTTGAACCTCAGGGACAATAG
- a CDS encoding NfeD family protein, giving the protein MVQRIILELGPWSWWVLGLALLAAEVVAPGVFLVWIAIAALITGVLSLLLWDTVVWGWQVQFVVFALLSIVAVLLGRHFISSSSRETDEPLLNQRAQSLVGRTAVLEKPIAEGHGRVRLDDTIWIVEGPDLPAGTRVRIVASHGRNLTVESA; this is encoded by the coding sequence ATGGTCCAGCGCATCATCCTTGAACTCGGCCCCTGGAGCTGGTGGGTTCTCGGTCTTGCACTGCTGGCGGCCGAAGTCGTCGCACCCGGCGTTTTCCTCGTCTGGATCGCCATTGCCGCGCTCATCACCGGCGTTCTGTCGCTTTTGCTGTGGGACACTGTCGTCTGGGGCTGGCAGGTTCAGTTCGTCGTCTTCGCGCTTCTGTCCATCGTCGCCGTTCTCCTTGGGCGGCACTTCATCTCCTCGTCTTCCAGGGAGACGGACGAACCGCTGCTCAACCAACGGGCCCAAAGCCTCGTCGGCCGAACCGCCGTGCTTGAAAAGCCGATTGCCGAGGGCCACGGCCGCGTGCGTCTGGACGATACGATCTGGATCGTCGAGGGGCCCGATCTGCCCGCCGGTACGCGCGTTCGCATCGTTGCCAGCCACGGGCGCAACCTGACGGTCGAGAGCGCCTAA
- a CDS encoding outer membrane beta-barrel protein, with protein sequence MVPDNTRSIGRDARRLTLVALLLAGTAMAAPLSAHAQTVTNAAVPTTPGIVAPGTATAAPAIADPQTTGAVSTDDLSPASDEDLIRLNRREPTIDGLRTRIEPEDDRAPGVRIGTFTLRPEIGETINHEWRNNGNNNKQNRGYLETGIRGTLTSDWSRHELTVIGAGVLQNNISGEGEEEPRADIDAELRLDLSDETVARLRAGYSFDREDADDPNAISNAKTQSGVNTYRLGAAIERDFGLIRGSVGLEFERQTYGDVELENGTTMSVEDRNRNNGTLTARVGYEMSPALIPFIEAAVGGSIYDLRQDTLGFERSYQSYATRGGLEVDLGEKLYGEIALGYETYRFEDDRLSDVSGLSVDGRLNWSPQRGTDVLFGLSTGLDPSTTAGVSGSMDYALTNIITHEMRSDLVARLSNTLIIRKYPSDSSSLDETTWRTGAGLTWDMNRYLALIGDVSYERTTPDVGDTTDITRVGVGLVLRR encoded by the coding sequence ATGGTGCCAGACAACACTCGCTCGATCGGAAGAGACGCGCGGCGTTTGACGCTGGTGGCGTTGCTGCTGGCCGGCACCGCGATGGCCGCTCCGCTTTCGGCGCATGCCCAAACGGTGACGAACGCCGCCGTGCCGACGACCCCTGGCATCGTTGCCCCCGGCACAGCAACCGCAGCACCGGCGATCGCCGATCCGCAAACGACGGGCGCCGTCAGCACCGACGATCTGTCTCCGGCCTCGGACGAAGACCTCATCCGTCTCAACCGCCGCGAACCAACGATCGATGGATTGCGGACGCGAATAGAGCCGGAAGACGACCGCGCACCCGGCGTTCGCATCGGCACATTCACGCTGCGGCCGGAAATCGGCGAGACGATCAACCATGAATGGCGCAACAACGGCAACAACAACAAGCAGAACCGCGGTTATCTGGAAACCGGCATCCGCGGCACCCTGACGTCGGATTGGTCCCGCCACGAACTGACGGTTATCGGCGCTGGCGTGTTGCAGAACAACATCTCCGGCGAGGGCGAGGAAGAGCCTCGCGCTGACATCGACGCGGAACTGCGCCTCGATCTCTCAGATGAAACCGTTGCGCGTCTTCGGGCAGGCTACAGCTTCGACCGTGAGGACGCCGACGATCCGAACGCGATCTCGAATGCCAAGACACAATCGGGCGTCAACACCTATCGGCTCGGCGCTGCCATCGAGCGCGACTTCGGCCTCATCCGCGGATCGGTCGGGCTCGAATTCGAACGGCAGACCTATGGCGACGTCGAGCTGGAAAACGGCACGACGATGTCGGTCGAAGACCGAAACCGCAACAACGGAACCCTGACGGCGCGCGTCGGCTATGAAATGTCACCGGCACTGATCCCGTTCATCGAGGCCGCGGTCGGCGGGTCGATCTACGATCTTCGCCAGGACACGCTCGGCTTCGAGCGCTCCTACCAGAGCTACGCGACACGTGGCGGTCTGGAGGTCGACCTTGGCGAGAAGCTCTACGGCGAGATCGCCCTTGGCTACGAGACCTATCGTTTCGAAGATGACCGGCTCAGCGACGTCAGCGGCCTGTCCGTCGACGGCCGCCTCAACTGGTCGCCGCAACGCGGTACGGATGTGCTCTTCGGGCTATCGACCGGTCTCGACCCGTCGACGACAGCGGGCGTTTCCGGATCGATGGACTATGCCTTGACCAACATCATCACCCACGAGATGCGCTCCGATCTGGTTGCACGACTGTCCAACACCCTGATCATCCGCAAATATCCGTCAGACTCCAGTTCCCTCGACGAGACAACCTGGCGCACCGGCGCAGGCCTCACCTGGGATATGAACCGTTACCTCGCACTAATCGGCGATGTCAGCTATGAGCGCACCACGCCCGACGTCGGCGATACGACCGACATCACCCGCGTCGGCGTCGGTCTTGTGCTGCGGCGTTGA